Proteins from one Malaya genurostris strain Urasoe2022 chromosome 2, Malgen_1.1, whole genome shotgun sequence genomic window:
- the LOC131432044 gene encoding uncharacterized protein LOC131432044: MNVFRKDSGKATLRQQDEDEEPDFTNGNYRKNLWTDGSSVRCYKPKDLYPNAPKPGYIPSWPLELYHPVYVGNFKVLAWDEHVWHKQVSEYFAYKGLLTRMIYFPQLTGDSFVRFQKANRLIDMLVYFTSSADARKAVVCCHHDSYYGHKLNVLSGRKPSYFDKVRTVKLCLPDKNTNFESETFIEKALSEFGKVVYVMKCSVQKAFVEFESKKAMFEVVSKQTSYTPLGIKKILRQRILEPKIIASIKSVIKLDPLFMQMKPAPDILQCLYEGKRPPIDTAWMNHDTPVPSKDARNNNQGTYGNRQALLPTPSTSGQHTKTRVEEEITPSTRDIKQDIQTFFKETKKQNKLRQMKRARVQQKQRQKQLRKKERNDRKASQSNQVRQREESQ, encoded by the exons ATGAATGTGTTTCGAAAGG ATAGCGGAAAAGCAACTCTTAGGCAACAGGACGAAGATGAAGAACCGGACTTCACTAATGGTAACTATAGAAAGAACCTCTGGACAGATGGCTCATCGGTCAGGTGTTATAAACCCAAAGATCTTTACCCGAATGCACCTAAACCCGGTTATATACCATCTTGGCCTCTCGAATTATATCACCCGGTGTATGTTGGAAACTTTAAAGTCCTAGCCTGGGATGAACATGTTTGGCACAAACAAGTGTCTGAATACTTTGCCTACAAAGGATTGCTCACAAGGATGATTTACTTTCCCCAGCTTACGGGGGATTCTTTCGTGAGATTCCAAAAGGCCAACCGGTTGATAGACATGCTTGTTTATTTTACTTCTTCTGCTGATGCACGTAAAGCGGTTGTATGTTGTCATCATGATTCGTACTACGGACATAAACTAAACGTACTCTCCGGACGGAAGCCGTCTTATTTCGATAAAGTTAGAACTGTAAAATTATGTTTGCCAGATaaaaatactaattttgaaTCGGAAACCTTTATTGAAAAAGCACTGTCTGAATTTGGAAAAGTGGTGTATGTAATGAAGTGTTCGGTCCAAAAAGCATTCGTAGAATTTGAGTCAAAAAAGGCAATGTTTGAAGTTGTATCCAAACAAACCTCATACACACCGTTGGGAATAAAAAAGATTTTGAGACAGAGAATATTGGAACCGAAAATCATAGCAAGCATCAAGTCTGTCATAAAGTTAGACCCGCTTTTCATGCAAATGAAACCCGCGCCGGACATACTTCAGTGTCTTTACGAAGGCAAACGACCTCCGATAGATACGGCATGGATGAATCATGATACTCCCGTCCCATCTAAAGATGCACGAAATAACAATCAAGGCACCTACGGAAATCGACAAGCTCTTCTGCCGACTCCATCGACTTCTGGTCAACATACAAAAACTCGTGTTGAAGAAGAGATAACGCCATCGACACGAGACATAAAGCAAGacattcaaacgttcttcaaaGAGACCAAAAAGCAAAATAAATTGCGCCAAATGAAACGTGCCAGAGTGCAGCAAAAGCAAAGGCAAAAACAATTAAGGAAGAAGGAAAGGAATGATCGTAAGGCTTCCCAATCAAATCAGGTTCGTCAAAGAGAAGAATCGCAATAA
- the LOC131430798 gene encoding uncharacterized protein LOC131430798 yields MNIFQKGLLDKRRATLSQLDSDEEEPDFTNGNYTMELCTDVSIDDDCVPLDKCYKPDDLYPKARNPDYIPSWPLELYHPIYVGNFKILAWDQHVWYKQVSEYFAYKGLLTRMVYFPQLSGDPFVRFQEANRLIDMLVYFASPGNARKAIECCHGDSYYGHKLNVLSGRRPLYFDSLRSVKICLPDKITNCDSETFIENALSEFGKVVYVMKCSVQKAFVEFSTKKSMLNAIAKQTSYTPVRIKKKQVMKQRIIEFEAMKHIMSIMKIYPLFMEMKPEPETLQYLIEGKRPLIDMSWKNHDVPVPSENAKIYQETKQLIDRRKIQRRLISRAKNLSLGNQNSVQSSPSTSGQPIANSTMKKIPLTTQEIIKQNKKRFLDKIRTKKQANAIANKKKKQKKFKIKNKYLKYLTI; encoded by the exons ATGAATATATTTCAAAAGG GTTTACTGGATAAGAGAAGAGCAACTCTTAGTCAACTGGACAGTGATGAAGAAGAACCGGACTTTACTAATGGTAATTATACGATGGAACTCTGTACAGATGTCTCCATCGACGACGACTGTGTACCGTTGGACAAGTGTTATAAACCCGACGATCTTTACCCGAAAGCACGCAATCCCGACTACATACCATCTTGGCCTCTCGAATTATATCACCCGATATATGTTGGAAACTTTAAGATCCTTGCATGGGATCAACATGTTTGGTACAAACAAGTTTCTGAATACTTTGCCTACAAAGGATTGCTCACCAGGATGGTGTACTTCCCACAGCTTTCGGGAGATCCTTTCGTAAGGTTTCAGGAGGCTAACCGGTTGATAGACATGCTTGTTTATTTTGCTTCTCCCGGTAATGCACGTAAAGCGATTGAATGTTGCCATGGTGATTCGTACTACGGACATAAACTAAACGTACTTTCAGGACGCAGGCCGTTATATTTCGATAGCCTTAGATCTGTAAAAATATGTTTGCCAGATAAAATAACGAATTGTGACTCTGAAACCTTCATTGAAAATGCGCTGTCTGAATTTGGAAAAGTGGTGTATGTAATGAAGTGTTCGGTACAGAAAGCATTCGTAGAATTTTCCACAAAAAAGTCAATGTTGAATGCTATTGCCAAACAAACTTCATACACACCGGTCagaataaaaaagaaacagGTTATGAAACAGCGAATAATTGAATTTGAAGCCATGAAACATATCATGTCGATAATGAAAATTTATCCTCTTTTCATGGAGATGAAACCGGAACCAGAAACACTTCAGTATCTTATCGAAGGCAAACGGCCTTTGATTGATATGTCATGGAAGAATCATGATGTTCCCGTACCTTccgaaaatgcaaaaatttaccAGGAAACAAAACAACTGATTGATCGAAGAAAAATACAAAGGAGATTGATATCTAGAGCTAAAAATCTAAGCCTAGGAAATCAAAATTCTGTTCAGTCGAGTCCTTCGACTTCAGGACAGCCTATTGCAAATTCTACCATGAAAAAGATACCGCTAACGACCCaagaaataataaaacaaaacaaaaaacgattTCTCGATAAGATCCGCACAAAAAAGCAGGCTAACGCAATTGccaacaaaaagaaaaagcaaAAGAAATTCAAAATTAAGAATAAATATTTAAAGTATTTGACAATATAA